One stretch of Zingiber officinale cultivar Zhangliang chromosome 6B, Zo_v1.1, whole genome shotgun sequence DNA includes these proteins:
- the LOC121991563 gene encoding G-type lectin S-receptor-like serine/threonine-protein kinase At4g27290 — translation MVRRALLLLCLIAVCFAADNLTPDEPLLDASDATLISSGDKFELGFFSPDPTSPNRYVGIWFYNMTPQTVVWVANRRTPVVGRSGNLSVTSAGMLILSDGNSTIWSSSGSPALANPVARLLDTGNFVVGETGGSGSSTWQSFDLPTDTLLPGMQIGINLTSGRRANLTAWRTAVDPSPGDFVMGVDWRGVPQMVVWRGAQPYWRAGPSNGLYLSGAPQMYTENLVDYQYTIDGRDFLLGLEPDPDVGGREPGVERARLCAAGSLRLLRHLRPLRRLLPQHLAPVPVPAGIPPGERT, via the coding sequence ATGGTCCGGAGAGCCCTGCTCCTTCTCTGCCTCATCGCCGTTTGCTTCGCCGCCGACAATTTGACCCCTGACGAACCCCTCCTCGACGCCTCCGACGCCACCTTGATCTCCTCCGGCGACAAGTTTGAGTTGGGCTTCTTCAGCCCCGATCCCACCTCCCCCAACCGCTACGTCGGCATATGGTTCTACAACATGACTCCCCAAACCGTGGTTTGGGTCGCCAACCGCCGGACCCCGGTCGTCGGCCGCTCCGGGAACCTCTCCGTGACCTCCGCCGGTATGCTAATCCTCTCGGATGGCAACTCCACTATCTGGTCCTCCTCCGGCTCGCCTGCCCTTGCTAACCCGGTCGCGCGGCTGCTCGATACTGGAAACTTCGTCGTCGGCGAGACCGGCGGCAGTGGCTCGTCGACGTGGCAGAGCTTCGACTTGCCGACCGACACGCTTCTCCCGGGGATGCAAATCGGGATCAACTTGACCAGCGGTCGCCGCGCCAACCTCACCGCGTGGCGAACGGCCGTCGATCCTTCGCCCGGCGACTTCGTCATGGGCGTCGACTGGCGCGGCGTCCCGCAGATGGTCGTGTGGCGCGGCGCACAGCCGTACTGGCGCGCGGGGCCGTCCAACGGCCTCTACCTCAGCGGCGCGCCGCAGATGTACACCGAGAACCTGGTAGACTACCAGTACACCATCGACGGCCGCGACTTCCTACTCGGGCTTGAACCAGATCCAGACGTGGGTGGACGGGAGCCAGGCGTGGAACGTGCGCGGCTATGTGCCGCTGGATCCCTGCGACTACTACGGCACCTGCGGCCCCTACGGCGTCTGCTACCCCAACACCTCGCCCCTGTGCCAGTGCCTGCCGGGATTCCACCCGGAGAACGAACATAA